One window of Marinobacter sp. SS13-12 genomic DNA carries:
- a CDS encoding porin: protein MNKCLSMLVFGGVAVTSMNALAADGPVLYGKANVSYENQDDGNSDTWKLQSNASRLGVKGALNTDLEGLEAIYKAEFEISIDDGDKDGQTFSQRNIYGGFKQANLGALIAGKFDTPLKSAQGKVDQFNDLQADIKNIMAGENRTSNIVQYSSPRLFDAVGVSVAVIPGEEQSAGAENDGPADAVSSSFTFENEHFYGSIAYDSDIEDSLEADSSGDSRLNILRTVGKVRLSNFEVGAVYQLAEESDGPGEDTSYLVGGAVNLERWKIKAQYGLTEAETTNEELTLLALGLDYKLASKSKVYAYVSQVEADLADSEDSTFGVGFEHKFSM, encoded by the coding sequence ATGAATAAGTGTCTATCAATGTTGGTGTTTGGTGGGGTTGCAGTAACTTCAATGAATGCACTCGCGGCGGACGGTCCTGTCCTGTACGGCAAAGCCAATGTTTCGTATGAAAACCAGGACGACGGTAATAGCGATACCTGGAAGCTCCAGAGTAATGCGTCCCGTCTGGGGGTAAAAGGGGCGCTCAATACCGACCTCGAAGGCTTGGAGGCGATCTACAAAGCAGAATTTGAAATATCGATTGATGATGGAGATAAAGATGGCCAAACCTTCTCTCAGCGTAATATTTACGGTGGCTTCAAGCAGGCGAACCTTGGTGCACTGATTGCGGGAAAATTTGACACACCTTTAAAGTCAGCGCAGGGCAAGGTTGACCAGTTCAACGACCTACAGGCGGATATAAAAAATATCATGGCTGGTGAAAATCGGACCAGCAACATTGTTCAATACAGTTCCCCACGTCTGTTTGATGCTGTGGGCGTTAGTGTTGCCGTCATCCCGGGTGAAGAGCAGTCAGCTGGGGCAGAGAACGACGGACCTGCGGATGCAGTTTCCAGCTCTTTTACGTTTGAGAACGAACATTTCTACGGCAGTATTGCCTACGATTCTGATATCGAAGATTCACTGGAAGCCGATTCCAGTGGCGATAGTCGTCTCAATATCCTGCGAACCGTAGGGAAGGTCCGATTGAGTAACTTTGAGGTCGGTGCAGTTTACCAGTTAGCAGAAGAAAGCGATGGCCCTGGAGAAGATACGTCTTATCTGGTTGGCGGTGCCGTTAACCTTGAGCGTTGGAAGATCAAGGCGCAGTACGGACTGACAGAAGCTGAGACAACAAACGAGGAGCTAACCCTGCTGGCCTTGGGGCTCGATTATAAACTGGCTAGCAAGAGTAAGGTTTATGCTTACGTGTCTCAGGTGGAGGCGGACTTGGCTGACTCTGAGGACTCCACATTTGGTGTGGGCTTCGAGCATAAGTTTTCCATGTAG
- a CDS encoding CusA/CzcA family heavy metal efflux RND transporter encodes MINAIVNYALNNRLMTLVFAIAVIVAGIFSFQKLPVDAFPDATPTMVQVFTTSPGLSPVDIETLISYPVEISMYGIPKLEKVQSTSIFGLSRVTIYFEDGTDIYFARRLVNERLSEAKRQIPEGMGQPELGPIASGLGRILMYSLEAEDKEQYSLQEIRTIQDWIVKPQLRTVPGVTGVLSIGGEVKQYQVNIDAQKLQARNLTVSDIRGALAQNNRNVGASFITRGGEEYIVRGYGWVNSGSEGIEDIQNIIVSKSEGESPIYVKDVAEVGLGPAIRRGAEVSSGEESVGGYVMKLIGTNTSQVLEDVNAKIDDLNKSLPEGLKIEAYYSQAELVGKAIGTVEKALLEGSVLVLIFLYLFLGNIRSTLIVVATLPLSVLFAFIAMRMSGLSANLMSLGGLAIGIGMMVDGAVVMIENIFRHLEERSEEKVSVLRLVGESAREVARPIVFAIGIIIIVFLPLFTLQGVEGKLFSPMAYTISFALIGALVLALTLVPVLASLSFKMGGHHKEPKLVLFLNRLYKPVVNTVVKAPKIVMGVAVIAFAGSLLLFPYLGSEFVPTLREGTFQIRSTLPPGASLESAIKYGKRVQSVVEEFPEVTGAYARIGRAEVGGDPEPVNVVATLVNLKPLDQWREDVSYEDLQSRIAEALDERVPGLANNLSQPIQLRTDELLSGVQAQLVASIFGDDLNELGRIGREVAALAQEVPGATDVRAQQSAGKKQIVIRPDREVLAQFGISIDNLMSTVETGIGGKGAGLVFDGVRRFEIFARLQESYRGSIDEIRKLPLRGNSGELIPLSRVADVDMYSGPKKISRSNASRRQYVQMNVRGRDMGGVVQDLRKRIEEQVDMPPGYFVEFGGQFENQERAMARLAIVVPITLALIFLLLFSAFSSLRYAALIFMNVPFAVTGGIVALFVTGLYLSVPAAVGFIAVFGVAVLNGVVMVSYINQLRDEGYDVIEAVKLGAQRRLRPVLMTASVAILGLIPLLLADGIGSNVQRPLATVVVGGLITSTLLTLVVLPSVYQWFASERRDVEV; translated from the coding sequence ATGATCAACGCAATTGTGAATTATGCGCTGAACAATCGTCTGATGACGCTTGTTTTTGCTATCGCCGTGATCGTTGCCGGCATATTTTCATTTCAAAAACTGCCGGTGGATGCGTTTCCGGACGCGACACCGACCATGGTTCAGGTGTTCACTACCAGTCCTGGTTTGTCGCCGGTTGATATTGAAACGCTGATTTCCTATCCCGTTGAGATCAGCATGTATGGAATTCCCAAGTTAGAAAAAGTGCAGAGCACGTCGATTTTCGGGCTCTCGCGGGTGACCATCTATTTCGAAGATGGCACCGATATCTACTTCGCCAGGCGGCTTGTTAACGAGCGGCTATCGGAGGCCAAGCGCCAGATTCCCGAAGGGATGGGGCAGCCGGAACTCGGGCCCATAGCGAGCGGTCTTGGGCGCATCCTGATGTATTCCCTGGAAGCTGAGGATAAAGAGCAATACAGCCTGCAGGAAATCCGCACGATTCAGGACTGGATTGTTAAACCGCAGCTCAGGACCGTGCCGGGCGTAACCGGTGTGCTGTCCATCGGCGGCGAGGTAAAACAGTACCAGGTCAATATCGATGCGCAGAAGCTTCAGGCACGGAACCTGACGGTGTCTGATATTCGCGGCGCCCTCGCCCAGAATAATCGTAACGTCGGCGCCTCTTTCATTACGCGAGGCGGTGAAGAATACATTGTTCGCGGTTACGGCTGGGTCAACTCTGGTTCCGAAGGCATCGAAGACATCCAGAACATCATTGTGTCCAAGAGTGAGGGTGAGTCCCCTATTTACGTCAAGGATGTGGCGGAGGTTGGGCTTGGGCCAGCGATTCGCCGTGGCGCAGAGGTGTCCTCGGGTGAGGAGTCTGTGGGCGGTTACGTGATGAAATTGATCGGCACCAACACCAGTCAGGTGCTTGAGGACGTCAACGCAAAAATCGACGACCTGAACAAGTCACTTCCCGAGGGGTTGAAGATCGAAGCGTATTACTCCCAGGCGGAGTTGGTGGGCAAGGCCATCGGCACTGTCGAGAAAGCGCTGCTTGAAGGCTCGGTTCTGGTGCTGATTTTCCTCTATCTGTTCCTGGGGAATATCCGTTCCACACTGATCGTGGTGGCGACGTTGCCGTTGTCTGTACTCTTTGCGTTCATTGCTATGCGCATGTCGGGCCTGTCGGCCAACCTGATGAGTCTGGGGGGGCTGGCTATCGGTATCGGCATGATGGTGGACGGCGCTGTCGTGATGATAGAGAACATCTTCCGACACCTTGAGGAGCGATCAGAGGAAAAGGTCAGTGTTCTGAGGCTTGTAGGTGAGTCAGCCCGGGAAGTGGCCCGTCCGATCGTGTTTGCCATCGGCATCATTATTATCGTTTTTCTGCCGCTGTTTACGCTGCAGGGCGTTGAGGGCAAGCTGTTTTCGCCCATGGCCTACACCATCAGCTTTGCGTTGATCGGTGCGCTGGTACTCGCGCTGACGTTGGTGCCGGTTCTGGCCTCGCTGTCGTTCAAAATGGGCGGGCATCACAAGGAGCCGAAGCTGGTTCTGTTCCTAAACCGGCTATACAAGCCGGTGGTGAATACTGTCGTCAAAGCCCCTAAAATTGTGATGGGCGTGGCCGTCATTGCCTTTGCAGGTAGTCTCCTGCTGTTTCCCTATCTCGGGAGCGAATTCGTGCCCACGCTACGGGAAGGCACGTTCCAGATTCGCTCAACACTGCCGCCGGGGGCCAGCCTGGAATCCGCCATCAAATATGGCAAACGGGTCCAGTCCGTTGTCGAGGAATTTCCGGAGGTCACCGGCGCCTATGCCCGCATCGGTCGTGCCGAAGTGGGTGGCGACCCTGAGCCTGTGAACGTTGTGGCGACGCTCGTCAATCTGAAGCCCCTGGATCAGTGGCGAGAGGACGTGAGCTATGAGGACCTCCAAAGCAGGATTGCAGAGGCTTTGGATGAGCGGGTTCCCGGGCTTGCCAACAATCTGTCCCAACCGATTCAGCTGCGAACCGACGAACTCCTGTCAGGCGTTCAGGCACAACTGGTTGCCAGCATTTTCGGCGACGACCTGAACGAGTTGGGCCGGATCGGCAGGGAAGTGGCGGCACTGGCGCAAGAGGTGCCTGGTGCAACGGATGTGCGCGCTCAGCAGAGTGCGGGTAAAAAACAGATCGTTATTCGCCCCGACCGTGAAGTGCTGGCGCAGTTCGGCATCAGCATCGATAACCTGATGAGTACGGTTGAAACCGGTATTGGTGGTAAAGGGGCTGGACTTGTCTTTGACGGTGTCCGGCGATTTGAGATCTTCGCCCGGTTGCAAGAGTCCTATCGCGGGTCCATCGATGAAATCAGGAAGCTTCCCCTCAGGGGCAACAGTGGCGAGCTTATCCCGCTTTCACGGGTGGCCGATGTTGATATGTACTCGGGTCCCAAGAAAATTTCACGCTCCAATGCCAGTCGCCGTCAGTATGTGCAAATGAACGTACGTGGTCGCGATATGGGCGGCGTTGTTCAGGATTTGCGCAAGCGGATCGAGGAGCAAGTAGATATGCCGCCGGGGTATTTCGTGGAGTTTGGCGGTCAGTTTGAGAACCAGGAAAGGGCCATGGCTCGGCTGGCGATTGTTGTGCCTATTACCCTGGCGCTTATTTTCCTGCTTCTCTTTTCGGCATTCAGCAGTCTGCGCTATGCAGCGCTGATCTTCATGAATGTGCCCTTTGCGGTTACCGGTGGCATTGTCGCGCTGTTTGTGACGGGGCTTTACCTCTCAGTGCCGGCTGCCGTGGGATTCATCGCGGTGTTTGGCGTAGCCGTACTTAATGGTGTGGTGATGGTGAGCTACATCAATCAGTTGCGGGACGAAGGCTACGACGTCATTGAGGCGGTCAAACTGGGTGCCCAACGTCGCTTGCGGCCGGTTCTGATGACAGCCTCGGTGGCTATTCTGGGGCTGATTCCCCTGTTGCTGGCCGACGGTATTGGTTCCAATGTCCAGCGGCCACTGGCAACGGTTGTGGTTGGCGGTCTGATCACCTCAACGCTGCTGACGTTGGTGGTATTGCCCAGTGTGTATCAGTGGTTTGCATCCGAACGTCGTGACGTTGAAGTCTGA
- a CDS encoding efflux RND transporter periplasmic adaptor subunit: MIRNMQILFVAISFLVYQPLVSGAENAEGGQHQEDEAGHAAEGSEAREVHLTPEQRELLSVQTVTVPRGRADNIVTAPAEVHYVPDRVAEVGPLLQGKLTRLAVDLGDQVEKGQLLATLNSVELARIRSRLNSLKARKEAATAEYQREKQLRSESFTSEEEFLDAKAAYLEITAEYDSIREQLEVFGSDSSGADSSLAQYALRSPIQGRIERMDARLGQTLSASDTPFTVADTSVVWVMLQVAETDIGRVSVGDEVQVFSKSVADRFHTGEVSWVSNELDEETRTIPVRVVLESPNGDLRPNTYAKARVMTQSGASLPLVPDDAVQTIGDETVVFVPGGEGGAYKAVPVTLGKEANDWIEIKSGISANTEVVSVGAFDLMSAITASGRSAAHGH, encoded by the coding sequence ATGATTCGAAATATGCAGATATTGTTTGTCGCGATCAGTTTTCTGGTCTATCAGCCACTGGTGTCTGGCGCCGAAAACGCCGAAGGAGGGCAGCACCAAGAGGATGAGGCTGGGCACGCGGCTGAAGGCAGTGAGGCTCGCGAGGTTCACCTGACTCCAGAGCAGCGGGAGTTACTCTCCGTGCAGACTGTGACGGTGCCCCGAGGCCGTGCTGACAATATCGTCACTGCGCCAGCTGAAGTTCACTATGTTCCGGATCGCGTCGCTGAGGTAGGGCCGTTATTGCAGGGAAAGCTTACGCGACTGGCTGTGGATCTGGGGGACCAGGTTGAAAAAGGCCAGTTGTTGGCCACATTGAACAGCGTTGAGTTGGCACGCATTCGTTCCCGTCTGAACTCGTTGAAAGCTCGGAAAGAAGCCGCGACTGCGGAGTATCAGCGAGAAAAGCAATTGCGGAGTGAAAGCTTCACCAGCGAAGAAGAGTTCCTGGACGCCAAGGCCGCTTATCTTGAGATTACAGCGGAGTACGATTCGATTCGTGAGCAACTGGAGGTTTTTGGCAGTGATTCGTCAGGCGCAGATAGCAGTCTCGCACAGTACGCGCTCCGTTCTCCTATCCAGGGGCGCATTGAACGCATGGATGCCCGGTTGGGTCAAACCTTAAGCGCTTCAGATACGCCTTTTACTGTGGCCGATACCTCTGTGGTGTGGGTGATGTTGCAAGTTGCGGAAACTGATATTGGCAGGGTATCCGTCGGAGATGAAGTTCAGGTCTTCTCCAAGTCTGTCGCGGACCGCTTTCATACCGGGGAAGTTTCCTGGGTCTCAAATGAGCTTGATGAGGAAACCCGCACCATTCCCGTTCGAGTCGTGCTCGAATCCCCCAACGGCGACCTTCGTCCAAATACCTATGCCAAAGCGAGAGTCATGACTCAATCGGGGGCATCACTACCGCTAGTTCCAGACGATGCCGTGCAAACCATCGGCGATGAGACCGTTGTATTTGTTCCGGGTGGTGAAGGGGGAGCCTACAAGGCGGTTCCCGTCACACTTGGCAAGGAGGCAAACGACTGGATAGAGATTAAGTCCGGCATCAGCGCAAACACGGAAGTGGTTTCAGTGGGCGCTTTTGATCTGATGTCGGCCATTACCGCCAGTGGCCGCAGCGCCGCTCACGGACACTAA
- a CDS encoding DNA-binding protein — MARAGITYQDVANAAQRVRQRGDEPTVDRVRSELGTGSRSTLGPMLKRWKSGSEAAADLNGLPADLVAAVKALHERAQYAADERITQEREAHQTLEQQWRTELEEVRQRCESLEEQRCGLEKANEALRNESDAQAHALQQEQLRAASLTSKLEASQEKLSETTATVQEMKQENRDIRSHFEHYQQEIAEDRRHERDQFHRTQSGLEGQVDQLTQQLRSSEQDRDTLRQHRDQINQRYEASQDHAENLKEKLHASQAVITQWATRTETLEATVDRLQLERDSDAEHREKLGAALTDSEKHLAACQQRISDLRERVAAADDRNQFLNDQNRELLQEKAVLQGQLKQLQTSLAK; from the coding sequence ATGGCCCGCGCCGGAATTACTTACCAGGATGTCGCCAACGCTGCGCAACGCGTCCGCCAACGCGGTGACGAGCCCACTGTCGACCGGGTGCGATCGGAACTCGGTACCGGCAGTCGCAGCACTCTCGGGCCAATGCTGAAACGTTGGAAATCAGGCAGCGAAGCCGCAGCGGATCTGAACGGACTCCCGGCTGACTTGGTGGCCGCCGTGAAAGCCCTGCATGAGCGAGCTCAATACGCGGCCGATGAACGTATTACGCAGGAGCGCGAAGCGCACCAGACGCTGGAACAGCAATGGCGCACCGAGCTGGAAGAGGTGCGGCAGCGGTGCGAGTCACTGGAAGAGCAACGCTGCGGGCTGGAGAAGGCCAATGAAGCGCTTCGCAACGAAAGCGATGCCCAGGCCCACGCTCTTCAACAGGAACAGCTCCGGGCGGCCTCACTCACGTCCAAACTGGAGGCAAGTCAGGAGAAACTCAGTGAGACCACTGCAACCGTCCAAGAGATGAAGCAGGAAAACCGCGATATCCGCAGCCATTTCGAGCACTACCAGCAGGAGATTGCCGAGGATCGCCGTCATGAACGGGACCAGTTCCACAGGACCCAGTCAGGGCTGGAGGGTCAGGTGGATCAGCTGACGCAGCAGCTCCGTTCCAGCGAACAGGACCGCGACACGCTGAGACAACATCGCGACCAAATAAACCAGCGCTATGAGGCCAGTCAGGATCACGCTGAAAACTTGAAAGAAAAATTGCACGCGAGCCAGGCCGTCATAACACAATGGGCAACGCGAACAGAAACGCTGGAAGCGACAGTCGACCGCCTCCAGCTGGAGCGAGATAGCGACGCCGAACACAGGGAGAAGCTTGGTGCGGCCCTAACGGATTCTGAAAAACATCTCGCGGCCTGCCAGCAGCGGATCTCCGACCTCAGAGAGCGCGTGGCAGCGGCTGACGACCGAAACCAGTTTCTCAACGATCAGAATCGCGAATTACTGCAGGAAAAAGCTGTCCTCCAGGGTCAGTTGAAACAACTACAAACAAGCCTGGCTAAATAG
- a CDS encoding TolC family protein translates to MNKRLLLWVLIVPGVLNVIPSAAATAGESISLKEFQRAKASQAVSLNEAMAMAFENSPVLALRRAAVSMQEAELDHASRWAPSNPELELSGRDNPDQADQSLNYEVRVTQEVWMGNRGDLGQSRAQSALTSQQQELEYLKVATKARVRSAYFKILLAQKELETATRTVELMRRTKELVEVSVERGKQTRIELNTAVIGLARAKNQKAEAAQKLRQSKIDLTEVLGVSPSDAVGVTGELNVVRANLPPTNRLVAMAQRQRGDLKAAAERIAANESSLELAKSLTIPNLKVFGFYEREERSNLFGAGVSMPLTVFHDYSGEKRKASAQLKISELEAEALRLATERQVVSAVAQYESAARRLRQMNESILERSEETLQLMQKALQAGKVDASDVLAAQDNLLSVRQEYVQVQHDYIDAVRALEVSTGGALSMSSGS, encoded by the coding sequence ATGAACAAACGACTGTTGTTGTGGGTGCTGATAGTACCCGGAGTCTTGAACGTCATACCTTCGGCGGCTGCCACGGCCGGGGAGAGCATTTCACTCAAGGAGTTCCAGCGAGCCAAGGCCAGCCAGGCTGTCTCCTTGAATGAGGCAATGGCAATGGCATTTGAGAATAGCCCGGTGTTGGCTTTGAGACGGGCTGCAGTGTCCATGCAAGAAGCCGAGCTCGACCATGCCAGCCGCTGGGCGCCAAGCAACCCAGAGCTTGAGCTGAGTGGCCGTGACAATCCAGATCAGGCGGATCAGTCACTGAACTACGAGGTTCGGGTTACTCAGGAAGTCTGGATGGGCAATCGGGGCGATCTCGGTCAGTCGCGTGCTCAGAGCGCTCTCACTTCTCAACAGCAGGAACTCGAATACCTGAAAGTGGCCACCAAGGCGCGAGTGCGGTCAGCTTACTTCAAGATACTGCTTGCTCAGAAAGAGCTGGAAACTGCAACCCGCACCGTTGAGCTGATGCGTCGAACCAAAGAGCTGGTTGAGGTGTCCGTTGAGCGGGGTAAGCAGACTCGAATTGAGCTCAATACCGCCGTCATTGGCTTGGCAAGAGCTAAAAATCAAAAGGCTGAAGCGGCGCAAAAGCTTAGGCAGTCAAAAATTGACCTGACGGAAGTTCTTGGAGTGTCCCCCTCCGATGCGGTTGGGGTGACGGGAGAACTCAATGTAGTTCGTGCCAACTTGCCACCAACTAATCGGCTTGTCGCGATGGCTCAGCGCCAGAGAGGGGATCTGAAGGCGGCGGCCGAGAGAATTGCTGCGAATGAGTCCAGCCTGGAACTGGCCAAGAGCCTGACGATTCCGAACCTGAAAGTATTCGGATTCTACGAGCGGGAGGAAAGATCCAACCTTTTTGGTGCAGGTGTGTCGATGCCTCTGACCGTGTTTCATGATTATTCCGGTGAAAAAAGGAAGGCCTCGGCTCAGTTGAAAATCTCCGAGCTTGAGGCCGAGGCGTTACGTTTGGCTACTGAGCGCCAGGTCGTATCCGCTGTGGCCCAATACGAATCCGCCGCACGCAGATTGCGCCAGATGAACGAGTCGATTCTCGAACGTTCGGAGGAAACGCTGCAACTGATGCAGAAAGCCCTTCAGGCGGGAAAAGTCGATGCTTCCGATGTCCTGGCCGCCCAGGACAATCTTTTGTCGGTGAGGCAGGAATACGTCCAAGTGCAACACGACTATATCGACGCCGTCCGGGCATTGGAAGTGAGCACCGGTGGTGCCCTTTCAATGTCATCCGGGTCCTGA
- a CDS encoding DcaP family trimeric outer membrane transporter: MQTNKLRLAMRTTLALAVTGLLAPSVSAQSATELQTQINDLQRQLDGMAESKGSEGWMVPGTNTAVTIGGYVKLDMIYDFDQDMGDSLFVAGLDTANDESDPSFRAHARQSRVRIKTTTPTDAGEVKTTVEADFFGGGGNETFSNSRGLRIRSAYGELNGLLAGQTWSNFMHFTAYPSTVDFDGPVGVGFIRQAQLRYTMPLGGGAHFSVSAENPESTGFEDSRDNAPDLTAKYKWAGSAGGIEVAGLARSLQTDSATATGDDNAFGYGVLVAGRLNLTDATTVMAGAIFGDGVGRYIYSSFSNNDSSASRSGIGEAYIDANGDLETIEAYGANVAITQQWTPKFSSGLSYGRVEGDQPADLFPNSFETLQSVHFSNFYKVADPVTLGLELSFADKELANGESADNTRLQLAAQFGF, from the coding sequence ATGCAAACTAATAAACTCAGGTTAGCGATGAGAACGACACTGGCGCTTGCGGTAACGGGTCTGCTGGCCCCATCTGTTAGTGCGCAATCTGCAACTGAACTTCAGACACAAATAAATGATTTGCAGCGTCAACTGGATGGCATGGCGGAAAGCAAGGGTTCGGAAGGTTGGATGGTGCCCGGCACCAATACCGCCGTAACAATCGGTGGTTATGTCAAGCTGGACATGATTTACGATTTTGATCAGGACATGGGTGACAGTCTTTTCGTAGCTGGCCTCGACACGGCTAACGATGAAAGCGATCCTTCTTTTCGCGCCCATGCCCGGCAGTCACGTGTCCGCATCAAGACAACCACTCCAACCGACGCGGGCGAGGTAAAGACCACCGTTGAAGCGGACTTCTTTGGTGGTGGCGGTAACGAGACCTTCTCCAACTCTAGAGGCCTGCGTATACGCAGCGCCTATGGCGAATTGAACGGTCTGCTTGCGGGTCAGACATGGAGTAACTTCATGCATTTTACCGCATACCCGTCTACTGTCGATTTTGATGGCCCTGTAGGTGTTGGTTTTATTCGTCAGGCACAGCTGCGCTACACGATGCCTCTTGGCGGTGGCGCCCACTTCTCAGTGTCCGCTGAAAATCCGGAAAGTACCGGATTTGAAGACTCTCGCGATAATGCTCCGGATCTGACCGCCAAGTACAAGTGGGCCGGTAGTGCTGGTGGCATTGAAGTTGCCGGTCTGGCACGTTCGCTGCAGACTGACTCTGCAACTGCTACGGGCGATGATAACGCCTTTGGTTATGGCGTTTTGGTTGCTGGCCGACTAAACCTCACCGACGCCACCACGGTCATGGCAGGGGCGATCTTTGGTGACGGCGTGGGACGCTACATCTACAGTTCCTTCAGCAATAATGACAGCAGCGCTAGCCGCTCTGGCATTGGCGAGGCATACATTGATGCCAACGGCGATCTTGAAACCATTGAGGCATACGGTGCCAACGTTGCTATCACTCAGCAGTGGACGCCAAAGTTCTCCTCAGGTCTGTCCTATGGGCGCGTAGAGGGTGATCAGCCAGCAGATCTGTTCCCGAACTCCTTTGAAACCCTGCAAAGCGTTCACTTTAGCAACTTCTACAAAGTTGCTGACCCGGTAACGCTGGGGTTGGAGCTTTCCTTCGCGGACAAAGAGCTGGCCAACGGTGAGTCTGCTGACAACACTCGTCTGCAACTGGCTGCGCAGTTCGGTTTTTAA
- a CDS encoding ATP-binding protein: protein MPRKKRSPSIKRKLLTFLTLTGFACTGLIFFSHTLLIDYIHDELHRQQLQAAANQLSKILTNDKEVITKSSLRNFSLSQYSVHIEDSQGRSFTSENIKPKLQVVESFRKPGIFHISDDDRSILGYYKIFNKRQDKLSVTIIERSSYSPNTLDKIHVIIWIISFTILVTISMIIFIGVTIALKPLKMMSAQLTSLKKGERNRLDESVPEEFDELVKHLNRLLESYDKKLARSRHLAADISHSLKTPLAVINSMINDEAIPTTIASQIKSQLSEMHELIDTQMRKTEMSGQYIGKATPIIERTLALVDVVSRIYPYKQIHLQETLPRELVWPIDERDFNEILGNVLDNASKWCSQEAHLHLKLHDDILTILVEDDGPGVASHQLSDLTRRQKRLDETTPGYGLGLSIVQEIINDYGGAMHFSTSPKGGLRVLIELPRSI, encoded by the coding sequence ATGCCCAGAAAAAAACGAAGCCCTTCAATAAAACGGAAACTGCTTACTTTTCTGACACTAACGGGTTTCGCGTGTACCGGGCTAATATTCTTCTCACACACCCTTTTAATCGACTATATCCATGACGAGCTTCACAGACAGCAGTTACAGGCTGCAGCTAACCAGCTCTCAAAGATACTAACCAATGATAAAGAAGTAATTACAAAATCCTCTCTCAGAAATTTTTCATTGTCTCAATATTCTGTTCACATCGAAGACAGTCAAGGCCGGAGTTTTACAAGCGAGAACATTAAACCGAAATTACAGGTGGTAGAATCGTTCAGAAAGCCTGGAATTTTTCACATATCGGATGATGATCGATCAATCCTTGGCTACTACAAAATATTTAATAAAAGGCAAGATAAACTAAGCGTTACTATAATTGAAAGAAGCTCCTACTCCCCAAACACACTTGACAAAATCCATGTTATTATATGGATCATATCGTTTACAATTCTCGTTACGATATCAATGATCATATTTATTGGGGTAACTATCGCACTAAAACCTTTAAAAATGATGAGCGCCCAATTAACTTCGCTTAAAAAGGGTGAGCGTAATAGACTGGATGAGAGCGTACCTGAAGAATTCGATGAACTTGTCAAACATCTTAATCGTCTATTAGAGTCGTACGACAAAAAACTTGCCCGTTCACGCCACCTAGCCGCAGATATTTCTCATAGCTTAAAAACCCCCCTTGCCGTCATAAACTCCATGATCAATGACGAAGCCATTCCCACCACAATCGCGAGTCAAATTAAGTCTCAACTGTCTGAAATGCACGAGCTGATCGACACTCAAATGAGAAAAACCGAAATGTCCGGTCAGTACATTGGAAAGGCGACACCAATCATTGAGAGAACTCTGGCACTGGTGGACGTCGTCAGCCGAATCTATCCTTACAAACAGATCCATCTTCAAGAAACATTACCCAGAGAGCTTGTCTGGCCAATTGATGAGCGTGATTTTAATGAGATCTTGGGCAATGTTCTTGATAACGCTAGCAAATGGTGCTCCCAGGAAGCTCATCTACACTTGAAACTTCACGATGACATTTTGACTATTCTTGTTGAAGATGACGGCCCAGGAGTGGCTTCACACCAACTTTCCGATCTTACCAGGCGCCAGAAAAGATTGGATGAAACAACTCCTGGCTATGGTCTTGGACTTTCAATCGTTCAGGAAATCATAAACGACTACGGTGGCGCCATGCACTTTTCAACATCACCTAAAGGCGGTCTTCGGGTTCTAATCGAGCTTCCCAGAAGCATTTGA